The genomic interval GAACACAGAGAAAACAACACGCGGAGAGCCGCAGAGAAAATGCAATCTTGTATTCTCAGCGGTTCTCTGCGTAAAACCTCAGCGAACTCTGCGGTTGGGTTTCCATCCCTTCGGGAAAAAATGTATTTGCGTAACATCAGTAAATAAGTTACCATGAAAAGAATAGTACTCACATCTGCCATCTGCCATTTTACATTTTACATCTTCGCCCAATCCTTCACCCCCGATGTGATTGGTTCGGCAGGAACTTTTGCCACTTCTGCCAGCGGCTCTATGAGCTGGACGATTGGTGAAGTGATGACTGAGACCTATTCCTCCGCCAATAATTTTTTCACACAAGGATTTCATCAGCCCGAATCCATTCCTATTTCCGTCAATGAAATTTCATCTTCACAAAACATTTCCGTTTACCCAAATCCAACATCAGGAGAGTTTACAGTTTACGGTTTACAGTCTGAAGTTCAACTACAGATTTTCAATTCATTGGGTCAAATGGTTTTTGAAACAACTGTAAACAGGAAACAAGAAACCGTAAACCTGAGCGGAGCGAATGGAATTTATCTCCTGAACATCATTAATAAGGAAACAAATACCAGAAGCTCCTATAAAATAAACAAAGCAGAATAAAAAAGCCCATCCCGACCTTCCCCAAGGGAAGGGGCAAGAGCAAACAATATAACCAGTAAATAAAATGAAACACACTAAAAGAACAACGCGAACATTTTTCGCAGCCGGACTCATTGCATTTTTCTTTCTCGCCCCTTCACTCCTGAAAGTCCTTCCCTTCGGGAAGGATTTAGGATGGGCATCCTGTTTTTCCCAGACTCCCCAATCCTTCAAGTATCAATCCGTTGTGCGAAATGCTGCAGGCAACCCCATGGCAAGCGCAGCCATCAGTGTGCGGGCATCGGTTCATGATGGCGCGGCAGCCGGTCCCATTGTATATCAGGAAACACACGCTGTCACCACCAACCAGTTCGGATTGATTACTCTTGAAATAGGAACAGGAACAATAGTGAGTGGAAACTTTTCCACCATCGCTTGGGGAAGCGGAAGCAAGTGGATGCAGATTGAAGCCGACTTCGGAGCAGGATATTTACCCATGGGAACTTCACAACTGCTGAGCGTGCCTTACGCGCTTTATTCGAATAGCGCTGTCGGACCAACGGGTCCAGCAGGAGCAATCGGACTCACCGGTC from Bacteroidota bacterium carries:
- a CDS encoding T9SS type A sorting domain-containing protein; protein product: MKRIVLTSAICHFTFYIFAQSFTPDVIGSAGTFATSASGSMSWTIGEVMTETYSSANNFFTQGFHQPESIPISVNEISSSQNISVYPNPTSGEFTVYGLQSEVQLQIFNSLGQMVFETTVNRKQETVNLSGANGIYLLNIINKETNTRSSYKINKAE